The Candidatus Binatus sp. genome contains a region encoding:
- a CDS encoding Gfo/Idh/MocA family oxidoreductase gives MRKPVVELRAAVIGAGRLGTLHARKYAAIAGIKLAHVVDIDAERARAVAMEVGATPLADYRMLAGRVDLVTVASPGVTHHEIASAMLKSGIDVLLEKPMAETLVQARELAGLASTSGRILQIGHLERFNPAVVHLHSIVKNPRFVECHRLAPFTERGTDVDVVLDLMVHDLDVILSVAPSEVASLEAVGVAILTDRIDLANARIRFRSGLIANLVTSRVSARRERKIRFFQPDAYLSVDYEARSIQIYRKAPPAPGAQFPTISAEQIDFGEGDPLADEVNAFVAAVRSRSTPAVSAEDGLRVMELTERIKEVMLTDSVAP, from the coding sequence ATGCGAAAACCGGTGGTTGAGCTGCGCGCCGCGGTGATTGGCGCGGGCCGCCTGGGCACCTTGCATGCGCGCAAGTACGCCGCCATTGCGGGAATCAAGCTCGCACACGTCGTCGATATCGACGCCGAGCGGGCGCGGGCCGTGGCGATGGAAGTAGGCGCGACGCCGCTGGCCGACTACCGAATGCTGGCGGGCAGGGTGGACCTGGTGACGGTCGCGTCGCCCGGCGTAACGCATCATGAGATCGCATCCGCGATGCTGAAATCGGGCATCGACGTGCTGCTGGAAAAGCCGATGGCCGAGACGCTGGTGCAGGCGCGTGAACTGGCCGGGTTGGCGTCGACCAGCGGCCGCATTCTTCAGATAGGCCACCTCGAGCGGTTCAATCCGGCGGTCGTTCATCTGCATTCGATCGTGAAAAATCCGCGCTTCGTGGAATGCCATCGGCTCGCGCCGTTCACCGAGCGCGGCACCGACGTGGATGTGGTGCTCGATCTGATGGTGCACGACCTCGACGTGATCCTGTCGGTGGCGCCGTCAGAGGTCGCGTCGCTCGAGGCGGTCGGGGTCGCAATCCTTACCGATCGAATCGACCTCGCCAACGCGCGCATCCGCTTCCGCAGCGGTCTCATCGCAAATCTGGTCACCAGCCGCGTGTCGGCCCGGCGCGAACGCAAGATTCGCTTCTTCCAGCCCGACGCGTACCTATCGGTTGATTACGAGGCGCGCAGCATCCAGATCTATCGCAAAGCTCCGCCGGCGCCGGGCGCGCAGTTCCCCACCATCTCGGCCGAGCAGATCGATTTCGGCGAAGGCGATCCGCTGGCCGACGAAGTCAATGCGTTCGTCGCGGCAGTTCGCAGCAGGTCCACGCCGGCGGTCAGCGCCGAGGACGGACTTCGCGTGATGGAACTAACCGAGAGAATCAAGGAAGTGATGCTGACGGATTCGGTCGCGCCTTGA
- a CDS encoding LpxI family protein gives MNKLGLIAGNGVFPLEVARAARERGIKIIAVAHLNESDRALDSVAGEVTWIKVGELQKIIDVFKNAGVSQAAMAGGISRARLKDSFAPDARALKMLAGIGRFSDDAVLRGVAREVEAEGIEMIDPIPMIEHWLARAGVGAGPEPTPAQIRDLELAFAVARRLGSYDIGQTVAVRDGMVAAVEALEGTDAALRRAAALVGAGLVVAKAAKPGQDMRFDRPAIGPATVQLLAEIGAAMLGVEAEVALILERERTLELACAKNVTLYGYAKTGG, from the coding sequence GTGAATAAGCTCGGGCTCATCGCGGGCAACGGCGTCTTCCCGCTCGAAGTGGCGCGCGCCGCACGCGAGCGCGGAATAAAAATTATCGCCGTCGCGCACCTCAATGAAAGCGATCGCGCGCTTGACTCGGTGGCCGGCGAAGTAACCTGGATCAAAGTCGGCGAGCTGCAGAAAATAATCGACGTCTTCAAAAACGCCGGAGTCTCGCAAGCCGCGATGGCCGGCGGCATCTCACGCGCGCGGCTGAAAGATTCTTTCGCGCCCGACGCGCGCGCGCTTAAGATGCTGGCGGGAATCGGACGCTTCAGCGACGACGCGGTGCTCCGCGGCGTCGCGCGTGAAGTCGAAGCCGAAGGCATCGAAATGATCGATCCGATCCCGATGATCGAGCATTGGCTGGCGCGCGCCGGCGTCGGCGCCGGACCCGAGCCGACTCCCGCGCAAATCCGCGACCTCGAGCTCGCATTCGCGGTCGCGCGCCGGCTCGGCAGCTACGACATCGGCCAGACTGTCGCGGTTCGCGACGGGATGGTCGCCGCGGTGGAAGCGCTGGAAGGAACCGACGCCGCGCTGCGCCGCGCAGCCGCGTTGGTGGGCGCGGGCCTGGTGGTGGCCAAGGCGGCCAAACCGGGGCAGGACATGCGCTTCGATCGCCCCGCGATTGGCCCGGCTACGGTGCAATTGCTCGCCGAGATCGGCGCGGCGATGCTGGGCGTCGAAGCCGAAGTCGCGCTGATCCTCGAACGCGAGCGCACGCTCGAGCTCGCGTGCGCGAAAAACGTGACGTTATACGGCTATGCGAAAACCGGTGGTTGA
- a CDS encoding CYCXC family (seleno)protein, with amino-acid sequence MRRAMIFGSSVAAILALTYLWPSFGGSSADNGGARGAMCIAGHCCCAGRAEAKTVAANAAQGRLTLDPNQFTGPVKQAYMVAEKNPALLAELHCYCGCDKADGHQNLLDCYRGLHGATCEICTEEALLAERMSEQRSPLDQIRDAIRRRFASDN; translated from the coding sequence ATGAGACGGGCAATGATTTTCGGCTCCTCGGTTGCGGCGATTCTGGCGCTGACATATCTGTGGCCATCGTTCGGCGGTTCATCGGCGGACAATGGCGGCGCGCGCGGAGCGATGTGCATCGCGGGTCATTGCTGCTGCGCGGGGCGGGCGGAGGCCAAGACCGTCGCGGCCAACGCGGCGCAGGGCCGTTTGACGCTCGATCCAAACCAGTTCACCGGTCCGGTAAAGCAGGCGTACATGGTTGCGGAGAAAAATCCCGCGCTACTGGCGGAACTGCATTGCTATTGCGGATGCGACAAGGCGGACGGTCATCAGAATCTGCTCGATTGTTATCGCGGCCTCCATGGCGCGACCTGCGAAATCTGCACCGAGGAGGCCTTACTGGCGGAACGGATGTCGGAGCAGCGTTCGCCGCTCGATCAGATACGCGACGCGATCCGCAGGCGGTTCGCTTCCGACAACTGA
- a CDS encoding ABC transporter ATP-binding protein, with product MKLLTPLQWRLFGYLRKYLFPYVLLLGIAMALLSAASAGIPFIMKLVVDLVANLKVAHQLDPHSASKLREFSLMLAGLFLLRAFANFSNDYLSSYISQKLTMDIRADLNESLQRQSLSFFNRTPTGVMVARIISDVGLVVSSLSSGVFSIFGDGMSLIALLVTAFWLDWQLAIIAFIGFPIVIVPIASLSKKVRRETKNQQKQLSGLQSLLVETFQGNRVVKAFGMEDYERARFNRELKRLFRIFMRVARIKAFTGPLVEALGAFAVVAVVWWAVGSLQAGTRTLGQFAGFFTTMILVYRPFKALGKTNNSIQQGLAAAERVFEMMDHPSEVPDDPNGIELRPGPHRVAFENVSFRYGDEWVLHDINLEIGVGQVVALVGMSGGGKSTLADLIPRFYDVQQGRVTVDGIDIRKLRLNSLRAEIGLVTQSTFLFDDTIRANIAYGSSDKHLERVIAAAKLANAHDFITRLPNGYETMVGELGVRMSGGERQRIAIARALLKDAPILILDEATSSLDSAAERSVQEALEHLMANRTTLVIAHRLSTVRRADRIFVVVHGRIVEDGTHDELFARGQEYRKLYDLQFMSPEDLAGNGGLVN from the coding sequence ATGAAGCTGCTGACCCCGTTGCAATGGCGGCTGTTCGGCTACCTGCGCAAATACCTGTTCCCGTACGTGCTGTTGCTGGGCATCGCGATGGCCTTGCTGTCGGCGGCCAGCGCCGGAATCCCGTTCATCATGAAGTTGGTGGTCGATCTGGTCGCCAATCTCAAAGTCGCCCATCAGCTCGATCCGCACAGCGCCTCGAAGCTGCGTGAATTCTCGCTGATGCTCGCAGGATTATTTTTGCTGCGCGCGTTCGCGAATTTTTCCAACGACTACTTGAGCTCATATATATCCCAGAAGCTGACGATGGATATCCGGGCCGATCTGAACGAGAGCCTGCAGCGCCAATCGCTGAGCTTTTTCAACCGCACGCCGACGGGCGTGATGGTTGCGCGAATCATCAGCGACGTCGGCCTGGTGGTGTCGAGTCTGAGCAGCGGCGTGTTTTCGATCTTCGGCGACGGCATGTCGCTGATCGCGTTGCTGGTGACGGCCTTCTGGCTCGACTGGCAGCTCGCGATCATCGCCTTCATCGGTTTTCCGATCGTCATTGTGCCGATCGCCAGTCTGTCGAAGAAAGTTCGGCGCGAGACCAAGAATCAGCAAAAGCAATTGAGCGGCTTGCAGTCGCTGCTGGTTGAAACCTTCCAGGGAAATCGCGTGGTCAAGGCGTTCGGGATGGAAGATTACGAGCGCGCGCGTTTCAATCGGGAGCTCAAGCGGCTGTTCCGAATCTTCATGCGGGTGGCGCGGATCAAGGCGTTTACCGGCCCGCTGGTCGAGGCGCTGGGCGCGTTTGCGGTCGTCGCGGTGGTCTGGTGGGCAGTGGGATCGCTGCAAGCGGGCACGCGCACGCTGGGACAATTCGCCGGGTTCTTTACGACCATGATCCTCGTGTACCGGCCGTTTAAGGCGCTGGGCAAAACCAACAACAGTATTCAGCAGGGGCTGGCCGCGGCCGAACGCGTTTTCGAGATGATGGATCATCCGAGCGAGGTTCCCGACGATCCCAATGGAATCGAGCTGCGGCCCGGCCCGCACCGCGTCGCGTTCGAGAATGTCAGTTTCCGGTACGGCGACGAATGGGTGCTGCACGATATCAACCTGGAGATCGGGGTTGGCCAAGTCGTGGCGCTGGTCGGAATGAGCGGCGGCGGCAAATCCACGCTGGCGGATTTGATTCCGCGCTTTTACGATGTACAGCAAGGTCGCGTCACCGTTGATGGAATCGACATACGCAAGCTGCGGCTTAACTCGCTGCGCGCGGAAATCGGTCTGGTCACGCAGAGCACGTTTCTGTTCGACGACACCATTCGCGCCAATATCGCGTACGGCAGCAGCGACAAGCATCTCGAGCGCGTAATCGCGGCCGCCAAGCTCGCCAACGCTCACGACTTCATCACCCGGCTGCCCAACGGTTACGAGACGATGGTGGGCGAACTGGGCGTGCGCATGTCGGGCGGAGAACGGCAGCGAATCGCGATCGCGCGGGCGCTGCTCAAAGACGCGCCGATTCTGATCCTCGACGAGGCAACCTCCTCGCTGGACTCTGCCGCCGAGCGCTCGGTGCAGGAAGCGCTCGAGCATCTGATGGCAAACCGCACGACGCTGGTGATAGCGCATCGGCTGTCCACGGTGCGCCGGGCCGACCGGATCTTCGTAGTCGTTCACGGCCGGATAGTCGAAGATGGAACGCACGACGAATTGTTTGCGCGCGGGCAGGAGTACCGAAAGCTCTACGACCTTCAATTCATGTCCCCCGAAGATCTGGCCGGCAATGGCGGTCTCGTCAACTGA
- the lpxK gene encoding tetraacyldisaccharide 4'-kinase, protein MPSNEPSPNRPRIERLWRRDLPAPLFPIWTGLAAAAGFYRVGVAARHLYWRMMKRRAPVMTVSVGNLTVGGNGKTPFTLFLANRLQSHGLRVGIVSRGYRRARSRVRAELVADGGTLKILAEDAGDEPAMMAKSFAGPIAVARRRLDGVELLSKLGPLDAVILDDGFQHVRLNRDVDLVLVSNERGFGNGWLLPAGPMREPIRAVGRADAIVVMNFGTAASAIRPAQMKKLTARKILHASVRPRALLVTENGVWRETPLGLGGRRVLAVSGLADSSAFYAMLRELDADLVGVFDYPDHHAYTNADWQAMVNAMRDTDLVVTTEKDLVKLERFPFPRDSLYALRLEVTMDAADARALDELILGRMTAASAAADA, encoded by the coding sequence ATGCCCTCAAACGAGCCGAGTCCGAATCGCCCACGAATCGAGCGATTGTGGCGGCGGGATCTTCCCGCTCCACTTTTTCCAATTTGGACCGGGCTCGCGGCTGCGGCGGGATTTTACCGAGTCGGCGTGGCGGCACGTCATCTGTACTGGCGGATGATGAAACGGCGGGCGCCGGTGATGACGGTGAGCGTGGGCAATCTGACGGTCGGCGGAAACGGCAAGACGCCGTTCACGTTGTTTCTCGCCAACCGCTTGCAGAGCCACGGCCTGCGCGTCGGAATCGTGAGCCGGGGCTACCGACGCGCGCGATCCAGAGTGCGCGCCGAGCTGGTGGCTGACGGCGGCACGTTGAAAATCTTAGCGGAAGACGCGGGCGACGAGCCGGCGATGATGGCGAAGTCGTTCGCCGGTCCGATTGCGGTTGCGCGCCGGCGCCTCGACGGCGTCGAGCTGCTAAGCAAGCTCGGTCCGCTCGACGCGGTGATCCTGGACGACGGCTTTCAGCACGTGCGCTTGAATCGCGACGTGGATCTGGTGCTGGTGAGCAATGAGCGCGGCTTCGGCAACGGCTGGCTGCTGCCGGCCGGACCGATGCGCGAACCGATCCGCGCGGTCGGCCGCGCAGACGCGATCGTAGTGATGAACTTCGGAACTGCCGCGTCGGCAATTAGACCGGCGCAGATGAAGAAGCTAACCGCGCGCAAAATACTTCACGCGTCGGTGCGGCCGCGCGCGTTGCTGGTCACCGAGAATGGGGTGTGGCGCGAAACCCCGCTGGGGCTGGGCGGACGACGCGTGCTGGCGGTGAGCGGTCTGGCGGATTCAAGCGCGTTCTACGCGATGCTGCGCGAACTCGACGCGGACCTGGTCGGCGTTTTCGATTATCCGGACCATCATGCCTACACGAACGCTGACTGGCAGGCTATGGTGAATGCGATGCGCGACACCGACTTGGTCGTCACGACCGAGAAGGACCTGGTCAAGCTGGAGCGGTTTCCGTTCCCGCGCGATTCGCTATACGCTCTCAGACTTGAAGTAACGATGGATGCGGCCGATGCGCGCGCGCTCGACGAGTTGATACTGGGTCGCATGACCGCAGCCTCGGCGGCGGCGGATGCATAG
- a CDS encoding Fe-S-containing protein produces the protein MRSRLDACAALRQHRFVMRPLRLKLLGGLVLAAGAAAFLIFTASSDCTTVTGSNEVVVNVSAMRPGSARPFCYTDDTGKRLRFVLARGVDGNVRSVFDACRECFAFHRGYRVVGGELICRVCGNHYPIDRMTEGKASCVPVSLPHKDDSGIVRIKTADLKAGDALF, from the coding sequence ATTCGGTCGCGCCTTGACGCTTGCGCTGCGCTGCGACAGCATCGATTTGTGATGCGTCCGCTCAGGCTCAAGCTTCTCGGCGGTCTGGTGCTCGCAGCCGGCGCCGCCGCGTTTCTCATCTTCACCGCGAGCTCAGATTGCACAACCGTGACCGGCAGCAACGAAGTCGTGGTCAACGTGTCCGCGATGCGTCCCGGCAGCGCGCGGCCTTTCTGTTATACCGATGACACAGGCAAGCGGCTGCGCTTCGTGCTCGCGCGCGGGGTCGATGGCAACGTGCGCTCGGTGTTCGACGCATGCCGAGAGTGCTTTGCGTTCCATCGCGGCTACCGGGTGGTCGGGGGCGAGCTGATTTGCCGGGTGTGCGGGAATCACTACCCAATCGATCGGATGACTGAAGGCAAAGCGTCGTGCGTGCCCGTCAGCTTGCCGCACAAGGACGATTCCGGAATCGTACGCATCAAGACCGCAGATCTTAAAGCCGGAGACGCGCTCTTCTGA
- a CDS encoding glycosyltransferase family 87 protein, protein MTAARRAASLPSAMKTIDATRARQFAWLAMGIYIVGLGISATLRTQGDFNVYYRAGRRVLHGLAIYPPADSDRFLYAPIFAIGFAPLGALPRHVAQFVFFTVNAFSLIELILGAGVILFGRARRLPAALIVVPVLLSSRFIDNNIEHGQINLPTLALIVWAIIYADESRDAWAGLMLAAAILIKPFAVLAALHLAIRRRFGALGWAAAAGIVLIAAPIVIFGPRGWIDQTGAYLNAIVSMTNRYRTMLTNQSAVSAVARLMSLRGGADVETSSAATIAGMGLELLLVAAVSLWDAMSRERGTLASRLALCGLFCLMSSFTPISWKSYYAAMLVPYMALTAALWTDRDGGERPLISVWTLFALSVLLNLATGNYLNRIALFYSAHFLSSLLALAAVFALWLQSGIEAAQA, encoded by the coding sequence GTGACCGCCGCGCGGCGCGCGGCCAGCCTGCCTTCCGCGATGAAAACGATCGACGCCACGCGCGCCCGCCAGTTCGCATGGCTCGCGATGGGTATCTACATCGTAGGGCTCGGCATCTCGGCGACGCTTCGGACGCAGGGCGACTTCAACGTTTACTATCGCGCGGGCCGTCGCGTGCTTCACGGCCTCGCGATCTATCCGCCGGCCGACTCCGATCGGTTTCTCTACGCGCCGATCTTTGCGATCGGGTTCGCGCCGCTCGGGGCGCTGCCCCGCCATGTTGCGCAATTTGTTTTCTTCACGGTCAACGCATTTTCGTTGATCGAATTGATCCTCGGCGCGGGCGTGATTCTGTTCGGCCGCGCGCGGCGATTGCCGGCCGCGCTGATCGTTGTCCCGGTGTTGCTGTCATCTCGATTCATCGACAACAACATCGAGCACGGCCAGATAAATCTTCCGACCCTGGCGTTGATCGTGTGGGCAATCATTTACGCCGACGAGTCTCGCGATGCGTGGGCGGGTCTGATGCTTGCGGCGGCGATACTGATCAAGCCGTTCGCCGTGCTGGCCGCGCTTCATCTTGCGATTCGCCGGCGTTTCGGCGCGCTCGGATGGGCGGCGGCGGCGGGAATCGTGCTGATAGCCGCGCCGATCGTGATCTTTGGACCGCGCGGATGGATCGATCAGACCGGCGCCTACCTGAACGCGATCGTCTCGATGACGAATCGATATCGCACGATGCTCACAAACCAGTCGGCCGTGTCGGCGGTCGCGCGGCTGATGAGTCTTCGCGGCGGGGCTGACGTGGAAACGTCGTCCGCCGCAACGATTGCCGGAATGGGACTCGAGTTGCTGCTCGTCGCGGCAGTGTCGCTCTGGGACGCGATGAGCCGTGAGCGCGGAACCCTCGCGAGCCGGCTGGCGCTGTGCGGCTTGTTCTGCCTGATGTCCTCGTTCACGCCGATTTCGTGGAAGAGCTACTACGCGGCGATGCTCGTGCCATACATGGCTCTGACTGCGGCGCTGTGGACTGATCGAGACGGCGGCGAGCGCCCGTTGATTTCGGTGTGGACGCTGTTCGCGCTTTCCGTGTTGCTCAATCTTGCGACCGGAAACTATTTGAACCGCATCGCCCTCTTTTACTCGGCGCATTTCCTTTCAT
- a CDS encoding Trm112 family protein has product MALSQELLDILACPKCKGDLHLNDKQDGLVCSACRLEYPVRDDIPIMLIEEAKPIA; this is encoded by the coding sequence ATGGCGCTGAGTCAGGAACTGCTCGACATCCTGGCGTGCCCGAAATGCAAGGGCGACCTGCATCTCAACGACAAGCAGGACGGCCTGGTCTGCAGCGCTTGCAGACTGGAGTATCCGGTGCGCGATGACATTCCGATCATGCTGATCGAGGAAGCCAAACCGATCGCGTGA
- a CDS encoding SCO family protein yields MSIHSNLRSLAIIVAMTSSLFAAAGCHGDSTTAASSCLTDTMLVDQNGNQLSLASLKGKPLVVDFIYTSCPGECRMETAKLTNVALRLGTDLGSKVTIVSISVDPEHDGPKQLLDYARQQGANEKGWYFLTGGPGDIDKALAGFKLSRQIMPDGSIGHLVDMMLIGPDGRLVREYNGEIVKAQDIVDDLRKTLNKG; encoded by the coding sequence ATGAGTATCCACTCTAATCTCCGGTCTCTCGCCATCATCGTAGCAATGACCTCGAGCCTGTTCGCGGCCGCCGGATGCCACGGCGACTCAACCACGGCCGCCTCGAGCTGCCTCACCGACACCATGCTCGTCGATCAGAATGGCAACCAGCTCTCGCTCGCGTCGCTCAAGGGCAAACCGCTGGTGGTGGATTTCATCTATACCTCGTGCCCGGGGGAGTGCCGGATGGAGACGGCGAAATTGACAAACGTCGCGCTCCGGCTGGGGACCGACCTCGGTTCGAAGGTCACCATCGTTTCGATCAGCGTCGATCCCGAGCATGACGGCCCCAAGCAGTTGCTCGATTACGCACGTCAGCAGGGGGCGAACGAGAAAGGATGGTATTTCCTGACCGGAGGTCCCGGAGACATCGATAAAGCGCTGGCGGGCTTCAAGCTCAGCCGGCAAATCATGCCGGACGGTTCGATCGGCCACCTGGTCGATATGATGCTGATCGGGCCGGATGGGCGGTTGGTGCGAGAATACAACGGCGAAATCGTAAAAGCCCAGGATATCGTCGATGACCTCAGAAAGACCCTGAACAAGGGTTGA
- a CDS encoding 3-deoxy-D-manno-octulosonic acid transferase, giving the protein MLSALYNLLWYPALPFALLAAHPANLRDYRERMGHGDFPDTAGAPRIWIHAASVGEIEAIRPVANGLLERYPGAVMAITAMTAAGREAARRRIPGAAAWMLAPLDNRRAVRSFLERVQPSVVLITETEIWPNYFIESARTGATIAVVNGRMSERSLRRYLRARGLFEDALGQASLILTQSPEDARRYAKFDLAATVVVTGNTKIEAAQAQMANEEPIRPELMGFAPGRKIFIAGSTAAGEDAVIAGAYRELRKDFPQLALTIAPRHLERTPEIEKALHAASLDYVKASELNSPRAARDADVLILDTMGELRSFYRRGSIAFVGGSLAPGRGGQNPAEPALAEVPVLIGPYHENQQQIVSSLVSSGGARIVKNASDIISETSQWLADDEARQQAGQRARAAVSRSSGGARFALKQLEGLINLG; this is encoded by the coding sequence ATGCTAAGCGCGCTGTACAATTTGCTGTGGTATCCGGCGCTGCCGTTTGCGCTGCTGGCCGCGCATCCGGCGAACCTGCGGGACTATCGCGAGCGGATGGGACACGGCGATTTTCCGGATACCGCGGGCGCGCCGCGAATCTGGATTCATGCGGCCTCGGTCGGCGAGATCGAAGCGATTCGGCCGGTCGCCAACGGTTTGCTCGAACGCTATCCGGGCGCGGTCATGGCAATCACCGCGATGACGGCGGCGGGACGTGAGGCGGCCAGGCGCCGAATCCCGGGGGCGGCGGCGTGGATGCTTGCGCCGCTGGACAATCGGCGCGCGGTACGATCCTTTCTGGAGCGCGTGCAGCCGAGCGTGGTGCTGATCACCGAGACTGAAATCTGGCCGAACTACTTCATCGAATCCGCGCGGACGGGCGCGACGATCGCGGTGGTCAACGGCCGGATGTCGGAGCGATCGCTGCGTCGTTACCTGCGCGCGCGCGGCCTGTTTGAAGATGCGCTCGGCCAGGCAAGCTTGATTCTGACGCAGAGCCCCGAAGACGCGCGGCGTTACGCGAAGTTCGATCTCGCGGCAACAGTGGTAGTCACCGGCAACACCAAAATCGAAGCGGCGCAGGCGCAGATGGCGAATGAAGAACCAATTCGTCCTGAGCTGATGGGGTTTGCACCCGGGCGGAAAATTTTTATCGCGGGATCGACGGCGGCCGGCGAGGACGCCGTGATTGCAGGCGCTTACCGCGAACTGCGCAAGGACTTTCCGCAGCTCGCGCTCACGATAGCGCCGCGTCATCTCGAGCGCACGCCGGAGATCGAAAAGGCGCTGCACGCGGCCTCGCTCGATTACGTGAAAGCGTCGGAGCTCAATTCACCGCGCGCGGCGCGCGACGCGGACGTTTTGATCCTCGACACCATGGGCGAGCTGCGCAGCTTTTATCGGCGCGGATCGATCGCGTTCGTCGGCGGCAGCCTCGCGCCGGGACGCGGCGGGCAAAACCCGGCCGAGCCCGCGTTGGCCGAGGTCCCGGTCCTCATCGGTCCGTATCACGAGAACCAGCAGCAGATAGTGTCGTCGCTGGTCAGTTCCGGCGGCGCACGAATCGTCAAGAACGCGAGCGACATAATCAGCGAAACTTCGCAATGGCTCGCCGACGATGAGGCGCGACAACAGGCGGGCCAACGCGCGCGCGCTGCGGTGAGCCGGTCGTCGGGCGGCGCGCGGTTCGCCTTGAAGCAGCTCGAAGGGCTCATTAATCTCGGCTGA
- the lpxB gene encoding lipid-A-disaccharide synthase, which translates to MKETARRHRIMIVAGEASGDLHGGDLAREILARDPSCDLFGIAGEKMRAAGVRAIVATEDIHGLGLSELASTIGRTIGAFRALRRIIRREKPDLVILIDYAEFNLILSGTARRAGVPVLYYITPQVWAWRRGRINKLVDRAGRLAVVLPFEAELFHRAGERVSFVGHPLLDRVATVQSREETLKRHGFPPRARIISILPGSRRAEVRYLLSPMVKAARIVARDHGLEIALALAPTLTQAELAEVGRTELAGIRIVEGDTYNLVAASELALVASGTATLETALLGCPEVIAYKVSPLTYILGRMLVTGVEFIGMPNILAGRQIVPELIQGDVTAEKLVRAAEPLLSDTIRAETVAALTALREKLGSPGAAARVATIALEMIGVRMNA; encoded by the coding sequence GTGAAAGAGACCGCACGCAGGCACCGCATCATGATCGTTGCGGGCGAGGCGTCGGGCGATCTTCATGGCGGCGATTTGGCGCGGGAAATTCTCGCGCGCGATCCGTCGTGCGACCTGTTCGGAATTGCGGGCGAGAAGATGCGCGCAGCCGGGGTGCGGGCGATCGTCGCAACCGAGGACATCCACGGGCTGGGACTTTCGGAGCTGGCTTCCACGATTGGGCGCACGATCGGCGCGTTTCGCGCACTGCGTCGAATCATCAGGCGGGAGAAGCCGGACCTGGTGATCCTGATTGACTACGCGGAGTTCAACCTGATTCTCTCCGGCACGGCCAGGCGCGCGGGCGTGCCGGTGCTTTACTACATCACGCCGCAAGTCTGGGCGTGGCGGCGCGGCCGAATCAACAAGCTGGTGGATCGCGCGGGCCGCCTCGCGGTGGTGCTGCCGTTCGAGGCCGAACTGTTCCATCGCGCGGGCGAGCGCGTTTCATTCGTTGGGCATCCGCTGCTCGATCGGGTCGCCACGGTCCAGAGCCGGGAGGAGACGCTGAAGCGCCATGGATTCCCGCCGCGCGCGCGAATCATCTCGATCCTGCCGGGCAGCCGCCGCGCCGAAGTTCGTTACCTGCTGAGTCCGATGGTCAAGGCGGCGCGGATTGTCGCGCGCGATCATGGCCTTGAAATAGCGCTCGCGCTGGCGCCGACCCTGACCCAGGCCGAGCTCGCCGAGGTTGGACGCACGGAGTTGGCGGGAATCAGGATTGTCGAGGGCGACACATACAACCTGGTCGCGGCGAGCGAACTCGCGCTGGTCGCGTCGGGGACCGCCACGCTGGAGACGGCGCTGCTCGGATGCCCCGAAGTTATCGCCTACAAAGTGTCGCCACTTACCTATATCCTAGGGCGGATGCTGGTTACGGGAGTGGAATTTATCGGGATGCCGAATATCCTGGCGGGCCGGCAAATCGTGCCCGAACTGATCCAGGGCGACGTGACCGCGGAGAAGCTGGTGCGAGCCGCCGAGCCGCTCCTGAGCGACACGATACGCGCGGAAACGGTGGCCGCGCTGACGGCATTGCGCGAGAAGCTCGGATCGCCGGGAGCGGCGGCGCGGGTCGCGACGATCGCGCTCGAGATGATCGGAGTCAGGATGAACGCATGA